One part of the Oceanihabitans sp. IOP_32 genome encodes these proteins:
- a CDS encoding alpha/beta fold hydrolase, with the protein MTLLLISIFFIFPVVSIAGYQHYKIVKHPAYDADKTLLNYEIIGAGENKLVLLHGLTGSLNYWKRNLESISKTHTLLLIDLLGFGDSPKPQSDYSLSVQLKALELVLQKEGFNDGKTIVAGHSMGAIISMALLEKHSNWLKAGIFIGIPVYQDADEFKKIMSSHSFVNRISTSRFSKYICMIHPIFMSRAFKPDNLTDDVYEDAKKHHWQSYYYSLTRIILKTDLYGIARKIRNTKVLFIHGAKDTTAPLKNAIDLSREFTNVKTVTSTGGDHQFFLKEAEFVWKTIQDFSVSDKKSQKTILNEY; encoded by the coding sequence ATGACATTACTACTCATATCCATATTTTTCATTTTTCCTGTGGTCTCTATAGCAGGATATCAACATTATAAGATTGTTAAGCACCCAGCTTATGATGCTGACAAAACACTCTTAAATTATGAAATTATAGGTGCGGGTGAAAACAAACTCGTTTTGCTGCACGGTTTGACAGGGTCATTGAATTATTGGAAACGCAATTTAGAAAGCATTTCAAAAACACACACTTTGCTATTAATAGACCTTTTGGGTTTTGGTGATTCGCCAAAACCACAAAGTGATTATTCGCTTTCAGTTCAACTTAAAGCTTTAGAATTGGTTTTGCAAAAAGAAGGATTCAATGATGGAAAAACCATAGTTGCCGGTCATTCTATGGGCGCTATAATTTCAATGGCCCTATTGGAAAAACACTCAAATTGGCTCAAAGCAGGCATTTTTATTGGAATACCTGTTTATCAGGATGCAGATGAATTTAAAAAAATTATGTCCTCACATTCCTTTGTGAACAGAATATCAACAAGCAGATTCTCTAAATACATCTGTATGATTCATCCCATTTTTATGTCGCGTGCATTTAAACCAGACAACCTCACGGATGATGTTTATGAAGATGCAAAAAAACACCATTGGCAGAGCTACTATTATTCGCTTACGAGGATAATCCTAAAAACAGATTTATACGGGATTGCAAGAAAGATTAGAAACACAAAAGTGCTTTTCATTCACGGAGCAAAGGACACTACTGCACCGCTCAAAAATGCTATAGACTTATCAAGAGAATTTACAAACGTAAAAACTGTTACCTCTACAGGGGGAGACCATCAGTTCTTTCTAAAAGAAGCAGAATTTGTATGGAAGACCATCCAAGATTTTTCTGTTTCAGATAAAAAATCACAAAAAACAATTTTAAATGAATACTAA
- a CDS encoding dicarboxylate/amino acid:cation symporter has product MFDTEIKSLKSLNHYLIRLVESRLWLKVIIALFLGVGFGLLLSPQNGWISKETADIAGNWLALPGVLFLKLVQMIMIPLIVASIITGIASNDKDNLKKLGGGVLLYFLGTTIVSVSLGVILSQLFRPGRFLHQQALAEHNEITAVPTENPELSFGIETIPDAISNLLPENPLASMVSGEMLSIVIFTIIIGVAVLSLENALLRPVKLLLTAIQEVCMTVVKWSMLLVPIAVFGLMAQLTSSVGLSSLSGLTYYVGVVLLGLLLLVIFYLGLIVLLGKANPMHFLKKIRDVQLLAFSTTSSAAVMPLSLQTAEEELKVDKTISNFIIPIGATVNMDGTALYQTITTLFIAQAYGLEMSLLNIIVVIVTIVAASIGTPAIPGGGVVILASVLGSVGIPAEGIIIIIGVERLLGMFRTAVNVTGDLTACMVFNRFYGKTPILVNDKTLKI; this is encoded by the coding sequence ATGTTTGACACAGAGATAAAATCATTAAAATCACTTAACCACTACCTCATAAGATTGGTAGAAAGTCGTCTATGGCTTAAGGTAATCATTGCCTTGTTTTTAGGTGTTGGATTTGGTCTGCTATTGAGCCCACAAAATGGATGGATTTCTAAAGAAACAGCAGATATCGCGGGGAATTGGCTGGCATTGCCTGGTGTACTATTTCTGAAACTGGTTCAAATGATTATGATTCCGTTGATTGTGGCTTCCATCATTACTGGAATAGCAAGTAATGATAAGGACAATCTAAAAAAATTAGGTGGTGGGGTTTTGTTATATTTTCTAGGTACTACGATAGTTTCGGTAAGTTTGGGTGTCATACTATCTCAACTTTTTAGACCTGGTCGCTTTTTACATCAACAGGCTCTAGCTGAACATAATGAAATTACAGCTGTTCCAACGGAAAATCCAGAGCTTTCCTTCGGAATTGAAACGATTCCTGATGCCATCTCAAACTTACTTCCCGAAAACCCGTTGGCATCTATGGTAAGTGGTGAAATGTTAAGCATTGTAATTTTCACAATCATTATTGGTGTAGCTGTGCTATCACTTGAAAATGCCTTACTGCGCCCAGTGAAGCTGCTTCTAACTGCCATTCAGGAAGTCTGTATGACAGTAGTAAAATGGTCAATGCTTCTAGTGCCTATTGCTGTTTTCGGACTTATGGCGCAGCTTACCTCTAGTGTTGGTTTAAGTTCTCTTTCCGGTCTCACCTATTATGTTGGCGTCGTCCTGCTCGGTCTATTACTTTTGGTAATTTTCTATTTAGGGCTAATTGTGCTTCTTGGAAAAGCAAACCCTATGCATTTCCTAAAAAAAATAAGGGACGTTCAATTATTGGCCTTTTCAACCACAAGCTCTGCGGCCGTGATGCCACTTTCCCTTCAAACAGCCGAAGAAGAATTGAAGGTGGACAAGACCATTAGCAATTTTATTATTCCCATAGGTGCAACCGTCAATATGGATGGCACTGCACTCTATCAAACCATAACTACGCTATTCATAGCCCAAGCCTATGGCTTGGAAATGAGTTTGCTCAATATTATTGTGGTCATCGTAACCATCGTTGCTGCTTCAATCGGCACACCTGCCATTCCCGGAGGTGGTGTGGTGATACTCGCTTCTGTTTTGGGAAGTGTCGGTATCCCAGCCGAAGGCATCATCATTATTATTGGTGTAGAAAGATTGTTGGGAATGTTCAGGACTGCTGTAAACGTAACGGGTGACCTCACAGCTTGTATGGTTTTTAATAGGTTTTATGGTAAAACCCCAATATTGGTTAATGATAAAACTTTAAAAATATGA
- a CDS encoding class I fructose-bisphosphate aldolase, producing the protein MKTDINITELLGEKAAFYLDHVCEKITKDELQTPSKSSLDKVFGNSNRNPQVLRSLAQLYNHGNLGGTGYLSILPVDQGIEHSAAFSFYKNPDYFDPENIIKLAIEAGCNGVASTFGVLGLNARKYAHKIPFIVKINHNELLTYPNKYDQTLFGKVKSAWDMGAVAVGATIYFGSKESNRQLNEIAEAFEEAHNLGMATILWCYTRNEAFKIENEDYHAAADITGQANHLGVTIQADIIKQKLPTNNFGFKEIGFGKYDDDMYEALTTDHPIDLCRLQVANCYMGKIGLINSGGGSKGKSDLSEAVTTAVINKRAGGSGLIMGRKAFQKPFSEGVRVLQSVQEVYLDNKINIA; encoded by the coding sequence ATGAAAACAGATATAAATATTACAGAACTTTTGGGGGAAAAAGCAGCCTTCTATTTGGATCACGTTTGTGAAAAAATAACCAAGGATGAATTGCAAACCCCCAGCAAGAGCAGTCTTGACAAGGTATTTGGCAATAGCAACAGAAATCCGCAGGTACTGCGAAGCCTTGCACAATTGTACAACCACGGAAACCTGGGCGGTACCGGCTACCTGAGTATCCTGCCCGTGGATCAAGGTATTGAACACAGTGCAGCCTTTTCATTTTATAAAAATCCAGACTACTTCGACCCGGAGAATATTATAAAACTCGCTATTGAAGCTGGTTGCAACGGTGTAGCATCAACTTTTGGAGTCCTTGGGTTGAACGCTCGAAAATATGCCCATAAAATTCCATTTATAGTTAAGATTAATCACAATGAATTGCTCACCTACCCCAATAAATATGACCAAACCTTATTTGGGAAAGTAAAAAGTGCTTGGGACATGGGAGCCGTGGCTGTGGGTGCCACCATTTATTTTGGTTCCAAAGAAAGCAACAGGCAACTCAACGAAATAGCCGAAGCTTTTGAAGAAGCCCACAATCTGGGGATGGCTACTATTCTATGGTGCTATACACGAAATGAAGCTTTCAAAATAGAAAATGAAGATTATCACGCAGCGGCCGATATAACCGGACAAGCAAATCATTTAGGCGTAACTATTCAAGCAGACATCATTAAACAAAAATTACCGACCAATAATTTCGGATTTAAAGAAATAGGATTCGGAAAATATGACGATGATATGTATGAAGCGTTGACTACAGACCATCCCATTGACCTTTGCAGATTACAGGTGGCCAATTGTTATATGGGTAAAATAGGGCTGATAAATTCTGGTGGTGGTTCCAAAGGCAAATCAGATTTGTCCGAAGCTGTAACAACTGCCGTTATCAATAAAAGGGCTGGTGGTTCTGGGCTGATAATGGGAAGAAAAGCATTTCAAAAACCCTTTAGCGAAGGCGTGAGAGTATTACAATCCGTTCAGGAAGTGTATCTGGATAATAAAATTAATATAGCATAA
- a CDS encoding type II glyceraldehyde-3-phosphate dehydrogenase, which produces MKEIGVIGYGVIGKRVADAIKLQDDMKLSGVCDIISDWRIQNAVRKEYDIYAATEEAANDMDSKGISVKGSLQELLKKSDLVVDCTPKKIAAQNVVIYKEQNIKFILHGGEKHETTGHSFSAENNYKSALNLNATRVVSCNTTSILRTLTALKRADLLDYARGTLLRRATDPWESHLGGIMNTMVPERDIPSHQGPDAQSVDPDLDVITTAIKVPQTLSHLHYWNVKLKKQASKEEVLNAFKTSSRIKLIQYDQGLVSNNTIKEMFLDMGRPWGDMYEVALWEDMLKVVGDELFYAYVVDNQAIVIPETIDAIRALTGIETDPNKSIEKTNESLGIK; this is translated from the coding sequence ATGAAAGAAATAGGAGTTATAGGATACGGAGTCATAGGAAAAAGAGTGGCAGATGCCATCAAATTACAAGATGATATGAAGCTTTCGGGCGTTTGCGATATAATCAGCGATTGGCGCATTCAAAATGCCGTAAGAAAGGAGTATGATATTTATGCAGCTACCGAAGAAGCAGCCAATGATATGGACTCAAAAGGAATTTCAGTAAAAGGAAGCTTACAGGAACTTTTAAAGAAATCAGACCTGGTTGTGGACTGTACACCCAAAAAAATTGCCGCTCAGAATGTCGTTATCTACAAGGAGCAAAACATCAAATTTATTCTACACGGTGGCGAAAAACACGAAACCACAGGGCATTCCTTTAGTGCAGAAAATAATTACAAATCGGCTCTAAACTTGAATGCGACAAGAGTAGTTTCTTGTAATACTACGTCTATTTTAAGAACCTTGACCGCTTTAAAAAGAGCCGATTTATTGGATTATGCCAGAGGTACACTTTTAAGAAGAGCTACAGACCCTTGGGAAAGCCATTTAGGCGGTATTATGAACACAATGGTTCCCGAAAGAGACATCCCAAGCCATCAAGGTCCCGACGCACAAAGTGTTGACCCTGATCTTGATGTTATCACTACCGCAATAAAGGTACCCCAAACCTTAAGCCATTTACATTACTGGAACGTGAAATTAAAAAAACAGGCCTCGAAGGAAGAGGTGCTGAATGCCTTTAAAACCTCTAGTCGCATCAAACTAATTCAATATGATCAAGGTTTGGTTTCTAACAATACCATTAAAGAAATGTTCTTAGATATGGGCAGGCCTTGGGGTGATATGTATGAAGTTGCCCTTTGGGAAGATATGCTGAAAGTGGTGGGCGATGAACTTTTCTATGCCTACGTGGTCGATAACCAAGCTATTGTAATCCCTGAAACCATTGATGCCATTCGCGCACTTACTGGAATCGAAACCGATCCAAACAAATCTATCGAAAAGACCAATGAAAGTCTAGGAATCAAATAA
- a CDS encoding NAD(P)/FAD-dependent oxidoreductase — MKEKQTHSIPLESTCKITDEICLPDTKLPRVVIVGGGFAGLALVEKLKHKEVQVVLLDKNNFHQFQPLLYQVATSALEPDSIVFPFRKQINGYKNVFFRLAEVEEIQPDSNTILTNKGSVSYDYLVLATGTTTNFFGMDSVAENSLGMKDIRDSLNIRHMMLQNLEQAAITCDDKERDALTNFVIVGGGPAGVEMAGALAEFCKYILPKDYPEYPSSIMNIYLIEAIDELLSTMSDKASSKTLKYLEDLNVKVLLNEAVSNYDGKEVTTKSDKTILAKNLIWTAGVKGQFPNGIDGKHVVRGNRIKTNANLKVEGYENIFAIGDIAALISKETPKGHPQVAQTAIQQGKYLGDSILNIINNKSIKPFKYKDKGSLATVGKRKAVADLGKFKFAGYFAWLLWSIVHLMSISGFRNRLKVGFNWAVSYFTYEKSNRLIIRNFKPKSLIDNTEE, encoded by the coding sequence ATGAAAGAAAAGCAAACACATAGCATTCCGTTGGAATCCACCTGTAAGATAACAGATGAAATCTGTCTTCCAGATACTAAATTACCTCGTGTGGTTATCGTTGGTGGAGGATTTGCAGGTTTGGCATTGGTTGAGAAACTGAAACACAAAGAAGTTCAAGTGGTTTTACTCGATAAAAATAACTTCCATCAGTTTCAGCCTTTATTATATCAAGTGGCAACGAGTGCCCTGGAGCCTGACAGTATTGTATTTCCATTCAGAAAACAAATCAATGGCTATAAAAATGTTTTCTTTCGTTTGGCTGAAGTTGAGGAAATTCAACCTGATTCAAATACTATATTGACCAATAAGGGAAGTGTTTCTTATGACTATTTAGTGTTGGCTACTGGCACGACCACCAATTTCTTTGGGATGGATTCTGTGGCCGAAAATAGTTTGGGGATGAAGGATATTCGCGATTCCCTCAACATCCGTCATATGATGTTGCAAAATTTGGAACAGGCAGCTATTACTTGTGATGATAAAGAACGCGACGCGCTGACAAATTTTGTAATAGTAGGTGGTGGTCCAGCAGGCGTAGAAATGGCAGGAGCTTTGGCAGAGTTTTGCAAATACATCCTTCCCAAAGATTACCCAGAGTACCCTTCTTCCATTATGAATATTTATCTAATAGAAGCCATTGATGAGTTGTTAAGTACAATGTCTGATAAAGCATCTTCGAAAACCCTCAAATATTTAGAGGATTTAAATGTAAAGGTATTATTAAATGAAGCTGTAAGCAATTATGATGGAAAGGAAGTCACTACCAAAAGTGATAAGACCATATTGGCTAAAAACCTTATCTGGACGGCTGGCGTAAAAGGACAATTCCCAAATGGTATTGATGGAAAACACGTAGTCAGAGGCAACCGTATTAAAACCAATGCCAATTTAAAAGTAGAAGGCTACGAAAATATTTTTGCCATAGGTGATATCGCAGCACTCATTTCCAAAGAAACCCCAAAAGGACATCCACAAGTAGCACAGACCGCTATTCAACAAGGTAAATACCTGGGCGATTCGATATTAAATATCATAAATAACAAATCCATAAAACCTTTCAAATATAAAGATAAAGGTTCCTTAGCAACCGTAGGTAAACGCAAGGCAGTTGCCGATTTGGGTAAATTCAAATTTGCAGGTTATTTTGCCTGGTTGTTATGGTCTATCGTGCACCTTATGTCCATAAGTGGCTTTAGAAATAGATTGAAGGTTGGTTTTAATTGGGCGGTTAGCTATTTCACTTATGAAAAGAGCAACCGCTTGATTATTAGAAATTTTAAGCCAAAATCATTAATCGATAATACAGAAGAATAA
- a CDS encoding universal stress protein: MKILLAIDGSDFSKVAIHELIKMTLSSNSEIHIINVYEVPKTNGLGLHTMGGRIGNYIEEIRSNAQKLGNKIVSEAFDKIKAENKALSITTSVVSGLPKSTIYEKAEDWGADLIVVGSQGHGALSRLVLGSVSQYLTTNAKCSVLIARDRNKK, from the coding sequence ATGAAAATATTATTGGCCATAGATGGTTCAGATTTCAGTAAAGTAGCCATTCACGAACTTATAAAAATGACCCTATCCTCAAATAGTGAAATTCATATTATAAATGTTTATGAAGTTCCGAAAACAAACGGCCTGGGATTGCATACTATGGGCGGCAGGATAGGAAATTACATAGAAGAAATTAGAAGTAACGCTCAAAAATTGGGAAACAAAATCGTTTCAGAAGCTTTCGATAAAATCAAGGCCGAAAACAAGGCACTTTCCATAACCACAAGTGTTGTTAGTGGCCTGCCCAAAAGTACTATTTATGAAAAAGCAGAAGATTGGGGTGCAGATTTAATCGTAGTAGGCTCTCAGGGTCACGGTGCACTTTCACGCTTAGTATTGGGCTCTGTATCCCAATATTTGACCACAAATGCCAAATGTTCAGTACTCATTGCAAGAGATAGAAATAAAAAATGA
- a CDS encoding lycopene cyclase domain-containing protein, which translates to MSLITMPFGLTEPLFVPEYWMPPSLFHLAERTGFDIESLIFSFAIGGIGTVLYNLIFKKGYIDMPHTERSHQRHKLHIYILFVPAIVFVIFSLFTTLNHIYCGIIAMFFGGLATLYCRPDLKGKIWVGGILFTILYFIYFGSILPFYPQYVELYWNLDNLTHILVLGIPIEELLFAFTFGMYWSGLYEHLYWRKLIKSKEMSTN; encoded by the coding sequence ATGAGCCTTATTACGATGCCCTTTGGTTTAACAGAACCATTATTTGTACCAGAATATTGGATGCCACCTTCCTTATTCCATTTAGCGGAAAGAACAGGTTTTGATATTGAGAGCCTTATCTTCTCTTTTGCCATTGGCGGAATAGGGACGGTATTGTATAATCTGATATTCAAAAAAGGCTATATAGATATGCCTCATACCGAACGGAGCCACCAAAGACATAAGCTACATATTTATATACTTTTTGTTCCAGCCATTGTATTCGTCATATTTAGTCTTTTCACCACGCTTAACCACATCTATTGTGGCATCATTGCAATGTTTTTTGGTGGTTTGGCAACATTGTACTGTCGCCCAGATTTAAAAGGAAAGATATGGGTTGGAGGAATCTTGTTTACCATACTGTACTTCATTTATTTCGGAAGCATCCTTCCGTTTTATCCGCAATATGTGGAGCTGTACTGGAATCTGGACAACCTGACCCATATTCTTGTTTTGGGAATCCCAATTGAAGAGTTACTGTTCGCTTTCACCTTTGGTATGTATTGGTCTGGATTATATGAACACTTGTATTGGAGAAAACTTATAAAATCGAAAGAAATGTCAACCAACTAA
- a CDS encoding DUF5676 family membrane protein, whose translation MYRLNVKKLGFAFGLTGALIYLGCMIVMSTAGREATIDFFNSLLHGLDTTSIIRMDVPLWEAGLGIVQIFILGWLIGACIAAFYNAQIKVKK comes from the coding sequence ATGTATCGATTAAACGTAAAAAAACTCGGATTTGCTTTCGGTCTTACGGGGGCACTAATTTACTTAGGCTGTATGATAGTTATGTCAACAGCAGGTCGAGAAGCCACTATCGATTTTTTCAACAGCCTATTGCACGGTTTAGATACCACAAGCATTATCAGGATGGATGTGCCACTATGGGAAGCTGGTTTGGGAATAGTACAGATATTCATTTTAGGATGGCTAATAGGTGCCTGTATTGCGGCTTTTTATAATGCGCAAATAAAAGTCAAAAAATAA
- a CDS encoding SHOCT domain-containing protein: MHFYEGHFGGMHLIWWIIWIILLAWIFFIPADIPYQKTKKDSPLDILKNRFAKGEISKEEFEESKKILKSDN; this comes from the coding sequence ATGCATTTTTACGAAGGACATTTTGGAGGTATGCACCTAATATGGTGGATTATATGGATTATTTTATTGGCTTGGATATTCTTTATCCCAGCAGATATCCCTTATCAAAAAACAAAGAAGGACAGCCCACTGGATATTCTTAAAAACCGCTTTGCAAAAGGCGAAATATCCAAGGAAGAATTTGAGGAATCAAAAAAGATATTAAAATCAGACAACTAA
- a CDS encoding heavy-metal-associated domain-containing protein: MKQKFQISGISCGGCVSRVKKTLEEHPNIEKAEIFLAPKGAALITMNEALSVAELQKQLDGLNGYTITELN, from the coding sequence ATGAAACAAAAATTTCAAATAAGCGGAATCAGCTGCGGTGGATGTGTATCAAGAGTAAAAAAGACTTTAGAAGAACATCCCAATATAGAAAAAGCAGAGATCTTTTTGGCACCAAAAGGTGCTGCACTTATCACGATGAATGAAGCACTTTCTGTTGCCGAATTACAAAAGCAACTTGATGGGCTCAATGGTTATACAATTACAGAATTAAATTAA
- a CDS encoding helix-turn-helix domain-containing protein, which produces MNKPKEFWIKNMVCNRCLKVIKQELQELEVTVLSLELGRLLVEAQKKTNNEIIDTVTSVLHANNFEIVQNEEEMLTERIKIILIEQLQELPLHIKVKTSELLASRLHKDYKTLSRLFSANQQTTIEKYFIKLKIEKVKELIQLKQHSFSDIGYLLDYSSVNHLSRQFKDVIGVSMTDYKNAEDWKRNFYDEII; this is translated from the coding sequence ATGAACAAACCAAAAGAATTTTGGATTAAGAATATGGTCTGTAACCGCTGCTTAAAAGTAATTAAACAAGAATTACAAGAACTTGAAGTTACAGTGCTTTCCTTGGAATTAGGAAGGTTGCTGGTAGAAGCACAAAAAAAAACGAACAATGAAATTATCGATACCGTTACAAGTGTACTTCACGCCAATAATTTTGAAATTGTTCAGAATGAAGAAGAAATGCTCACAGAAAGAATCAAGATTATTCTAATAGAACAATTGCAAGAGCTACCGTTACATATTAAGGTAAAAACATCTGAACTATTGGCTTCAAGACTTCATAAAGATTACAAGACATTGAGCAGATTGTTTTCAGCAAATCAACAGACAACCATTGAAAAGTACTTTATCAAATTAAAAATAGAAAAAGTCAAAGAGCTCATTCAGCTTAAACAACATTCCTTTTCAGATATAGGGTACCTATTGGACTACAGCAGTGTCAACCATTTGTCTAGACAGTTTAAGGACGTTATAGGAGTAAGTATGACCGATTATAAAAATGCAGAAGACTGGAAACGAAATTTTTACGATGAAATTATATAG
- a CDS encoding HYC_CC_PP family protein, translating into MKSFFTKIMSFFLAVFILFSTTSFTVNMHFCCNEMVDLAFFSKVESCMETAQKKDNNSKQCTTIQEKDCCDNKTILKEGDDTFKKANTISEIETLVFLNNFVYSYINLFEGLEKNTVSFKAYRPPLLSTDLVILNESFLI; encoded by the coding sequence GTGAAATCTTTTTTTACTAAAATAATGTCCTTCTTTTTAGCAGTTTTTATACTGTTTTCCACCACATCCTTTACGGTAAATATGCACTTTTGCTGTAATGAAATGGTGGATTTGGCTTTTTTTAGTAAAGTAGAATCTTGTATGGAGACTGCACAGAAAAAAGATAATAATTCCAAGCAATGTACTACAATACAAGAGAAAGACTGTTGCGATAATAAGACCATCTTGAAAGAAGGAGATGACACCTTCAAGAAGGCCAATACAATTTCAGAGATTGAAACTTTAGTTTTCTTAAACAACTTCGTCTATTCTTATATCAACCTTTTTGAAGGTTTAGAGAAAAACACAGTTTCTTTTAAGGCTTATAGGCCACCTTTGCTATCCACAGACCTTGTAATCCTCAACGAGTCCTTTTTAATTTGA
- a CDS encoding HYC_CC_PP family protein codes for MKKVFHKISSVCLALIVLLSTVSFTIDSHYCGDTLVDSSLFGHVETCGMDKQLSKNDCQSEVQDDSCCSDKQLVVEGQDDLKMSFNTLNFEQQVFVVSFVHSYINLFETIDSHIVPFRDYAVPFLIRDIQKLHETYLI; via the coding sequence ATGAAAAAAGTTTTTCATAAAATATCATCCGTTTGTTTGGCACTTATCGTGCTATTGTCAACAGTTTCTTTTACTATTGATAGTCATTACTGTGGCGATACTTTAGTGGATTCTTCTTTATTTGGGCACGTTGAAACTTGCGGAATGGATAAACAACTATCCAAAAATGATTGTCAAAGTGAAGTTCAGGATGATTCCTGCTGTTCAGATAAACAATTAGTTGTTGAAGGTCAGGACGACCTGAAGATGTCTTTTAACACCTTAAATTTTGAGCAACAAGTCTTTGTTGTCTCTTTTGTACATTCTTATATCAATCTCTTTGAGACTATTGATTCACACATTGTACCATTTAGAGATTATGCGGTTCCCTTTCTCATACGGGATATACAAAAACTGCACGAGACGTATTTAATTTGA